One window of Anaerobranca gottschalkii DSM 13577 genomic DNA carries:
- a CDS encoding SHOCT domain-containing protein — MTEEEFQREKNYRVSMAIAKEMLEKGIINIEDYEKIKEIFIEKYNPLLGRL; from the coding sequence ATGACAGAGGAAGAATTTCAAAGGGAGAAAAATTACAGGGTATCAATGGCCATAGCTAAGGAGATGTTGGAAAAGGGTATTATTAATATAGAAGACTATGAAAAAATAAAGGAGATATTTATAGAAAAATATAACCCCTTACTAGGCAGATTATAA
- a CDS encoding type II toxin-antitoxin system Phd/YefM family antitoxin yields the protein MKIDINNLVSISEANQNFSKVARMVDERGAAIILKNNAPRYVLIEYSQLTKVETAKDEEVHEVARKILSKHMKAFEELAK from the coding sequence ATGAAAATAGATATTAACAATTTAGTGTCAATCTCAGAAGCGAATCAAAACTTTTCTAAAGTGGCCAGGATGGTTGATGAGAGAGGAGCGGCAATTATTTTGAAAAACAATGCACCTCGCTATGTGTTAATAGAGTATAGTCAATTAACTAAGGTTGAAACTGCCAAAGATGAAGAAGTTCATGAAGTGGCTAGGAAAATTCTGTCGAAACATATGAAAGCCTTCGAGGAACTGGCAAAATGA
- a CDS encoding HlyD family secretion protein has protein sequence MRLYKKEELRTSRIFFDKQPPKFLKIFIIFISFILITAIYSSTKINKPYIVKAQGVVTTTDNQYISAKTSGVIQTINKTSGEKVKRGEVLFTITTGLEGIQKEAILEQIDNLKKQLEVLDRYKKSLVEKKNLLKKEGIELEYYGKVQYYLDSISKEKAEKERLNKELEEKRREYEKLSKGKEELKEKLDNFTSKENLNEEKLEIESNLETKKTQLEAKREEIQQIQIQLDNLNNYSQSKQIYYQLISELGQVQNTIEGKLIELKGNLELAKGQDKIFEIKANDDGIVHYLIPIKKGMSIQQNQMIAEISSSDRENLIVEAYINAQDRTKINIGNQVDIAVSGVNIYKYGTLKGKLVHIDIGTITQETSGGNLILYRSLIAIDDNKLTSRDNSTVEILKSMPVEARIVYEKETYFQWIMKLLNFRN, from the coding sequence ATGAGACTGTATAAAAAAGAAGAGTTAAGGACCTCAAGGATCTTTTTTGATAAACAGCCCCCTAAATTCTTAAAAATCTTTATAATATTTATATCTTTTATACTAATAACAGCCATTTATTCATCAACTAAAATAAATAAACCTTACATAGTAAAGGCCCAAGGTGTTGTAACAACAACAGATAACCAATATATATCAGCAAAAACAAGTGGAGTAATACAAACCATAAATAAAACCTCGGGGGAAAAGGTAAAAAGAGGGGAAGTTCTCTTTACAATAACAACTGGACTAGAAGGAATCCAAAAAGAAGCTATTTTAGAACAAATTGATAATCTTAAAAAACAACTAGAAGTATTGGATAGATATAAAAAGTCTTTAGTAGAAAAAAAGAACTTATTGAAAAAAGAAGGAATAGAACTAGAATATTATGGAAAAGTTCAATACTATTTGGATAGTATCAGTAAAGAAAAAGCAGAAAAAGAAAGACTAAACAAAGAATTAGAAGAAAAAAGAAGAGAATATGAAAAATTAAGTAAAGGAAAAGAAGAATTGAAAGAAAAGTTAGATAACTTTACAAGTAAAGAAAATCTAAATGAGGAAAAATTAGAAATAGAAAGCAATTTGGAAACAAAGAAAACACAGTTAGAAGCAAAGCGAGAAGAAATTCAGCAAATACAAATACAATTAGATAATTTAAACAACTACTCCCAATCAAAACAAATTTATTATCAGTTAATAAGTGAACTTGGACAAGTCCAAAATACAATAGAAGGGAAATTGATAGAACTAAAGGGTAATTTAGAACTGGCAAAAGGACAAGATAAAATATTTGAGATTAAAGCAAATGATGATGGAATTGTTCACTATTTAATACCAATAAAGAAAGGAATGTCAATACAACAAAATCAGATGATTGCAGAAATCTCATCAAGCGACCGAGAAAATCTTATAGTAGAAGCATATATAAATGCTCAAGATAGAACCAAGATTAATATAGGAAACCAGGTAGATATAGCTGTTAGTGGTGTAAATATTTATAAATATGGCACATTAAAAGGCAAATTGGTACATATAGATATAGGGACAATAACTCAAGAAACCAGTGGAGGTAATTTAATATTATATAGATCTTTAATAGCAATAGATGATAATAAACTTACAAGTAGAGATAACAGTACAGTTGAAATACTAAAATCTATGCCAGTAGAGGCAAGGATAGTGTATGAAAAGGAAACTTATTTTCAATGGATAATGAAGTTACTTAACTTCAGGAACTGA
- a CDS encoding peptidase domain-containing ABC transporter: MLLKKWPCVMQHDASDCAAAVVSTILLSYKQETTLMKIREIIGTDAYGTTVKGIVEGLEKLKFNVKAVRTTTEEITKELTYPAIAQVITKEGLNHFIVIHKVTRKDKIIVADPAQGIKTFTREEFDKIFTGIMIFAIPTSEFETIKLKNKGMFNLFVSLILPQKSLLITIILASILLTIFGIISSFFSKIIMDEIIPYGLKRSLYMFLIIFGIVSLIQNLISSFRQHILLYLSRKIDIPVLLGYYNHIIHLPYSFFGTRKTGDIITRFQDAMTIKNIFTSVAISLVLDVTLAVISSIILWYLNSRLFIILAIMLLINVILIYIFKKPYRKINYEQMEAGATLNSQLIESIKNIDTVKSQNDEKEQMDKLEKRFVTLLQIRHKEGVLQNVQGFISTFINSLGNIFLLGIGALYIIDGKMTIGDLLVFQTLSQFFIEPVQNLVGLQITFQEAQVAMNRLSELMGLEREDSETDDKIKDVDLNGDIEFRNVTFAYGSRPPVIKDFSLSIPQGKKIAIVGESGAGKSTLAKLLLKFITPKEGEITIAGYSLSDIDHNFLRQKIAYIPQNIQLFTGTIIENLKVGNPNATLEEIMEACKKAGASDFIEKLPNRYNSYIEEEGGNLSGGEKQRLAIARALLSDSQILIFDEATSNLDSFSEKQVQNFIFKKIKDKTTIIIAHRLSTIINCDLICLIEKGKIVEQGTHEELMELNGKYASLAKAQIITKTPSKEKQKENTQLEEVTYE, translated from the coding sequence TTGTTATTAAAAAAATGGCCATGTGTTATGCAGCATGATGCATCAGACTGTGCTGCGGCAGTGGTTTCAACAATATTATTATCATATAAACAAGAGACCACACTTATGAAAATTAGGGAAATAATAGGTACCGATGCATATGGTACAACAGTAAAAGGAATAGTAGAAGGGTTAGAAAAACTTAAATTTAATGTAAAAGCTGTCAGAACAACAACGGAAGAAATAACAAAAGAATTGACCTATCCAGCAATAGCACAAGTTATTACTAAAGAGGGGTTAAATCATTTTATTGTAATCCATAAAGTAACTAGAAAAGATAAAATAATTGTAGCTGATCCTGCACAAGGAATAAAAACTTTTACAAGAGAAGAATTTGATAAAATATTTACAGGAATAATGATATTTGCAATACCGACAAGTGAATTTGAAACAATTAAACTAAAAAATAAAGGAATGTTCAATTTATTTGTATCCTTGATACTACCCCAAAAGAGCCTTTTAATAACTATCATACTAGCATCGATATTATTAACAATCTTTGGAATCATATCTAGTTTTTTCTCAAAAATCATTATGGATGAAATAATACCCTATGGACTCAAAAGAAGCTTATATATGTTTTTGATAATATTTGGTATAGTATCATTGATACAGAATTTAATATCATCTTTCAGACAACATATTTTATTGTATTTATCGAGGAAAATTGATATACCTGTACTTTTAGGATACTACAATCACATAATTCACTTACCTTACAGTTTTTTCGGTACAAGAAAAACAGGAGATATAATAACAAGATTTCAAGATGCAATGACAATAAAAAATATTTTTACATCAGTAGCCATATCATTAGTACTAGATGTTACTTTAGCAGTAATAAGTAGTATAATATTGTGGTACTTAAATTCAAGGCTTTTTATAATTTTAGCAATAATGTTACTGATAAATGTAATATTAATTTACATATTTAAAAAACCTTATCGGAAAATAAATTATGAACAAATGGAAGCAGGAGCGACACTTAACTCCCAATTAATAGAGTCAATAAAAAACATAGATACCGTAAAATCACAAAATGACGAGAAAGAACAAATGGACAAGCTTGAAAAAAGATTTGTCACCCTTTTGCAGATAAGGCATAAAGAAGGGGTCTTACAAAACGTACAAGGATTTATCTCTACTTTTATAAACTCTTTAGGAAATATATTTTTACTAGGAATTGGAGCTTTGTACATAATTGATGGTAAAATGACAATAGGAGATTTGTTGGTATTTCAAACACTAAGCCAATTTTTTATAGAACCAGTACAAAATCTAGTAGGGTTACAAATAACATTTCAAGAAGCTCAAGTTGCGATGAATAGGTTAAGTGAACTAATGGGCTTAGAAAGGGAAGATTCCGAAACAGATGATAAAATAAAGGATGTAGATCTAAATGGAGATATAGAATTTAGAAATGTAACCTTTGCTTATGGCTCAAGACCTCCAGTAATAAAAGACTTTAGCTTATCCATACCCCAAGGCAAAAAAATAGCTATAGTAGGTGAAAGTGGAGCAGGAAAAAGTACCTTAGCAAAACTATTATTAAAATTTATCACCCCAAAAGAAGGAGAAATAACTATAGCAGGCTATTCATTATCAGATATTGACCACAACTTTTTAAGGCAAAAAATAGCTTATATTCCACAAAACATACAACTTTTTACAGGAACCATTATAGAAAATCTAAAAGTAGGTAATCCAAATGCAACATTAGAAGAAATAATGGAAGCATGTAAAAAAGCAGGAGCATCTGACTTTATTGAAAAATTACCAAACAGATATAATTCATACATAGAAGAAGAAGGAGGAAACTTATCAGGAGGAGAAAAACAAAGATTAGCAATAGCTAGAGCGTTACTTTCAGATAGCCAAATCCTAATTTTTGATGAAGCAACTTCAAACTTAGACTCCTTTAGTGAAAAACAAGTACAAAATTTTATCTTTAAAAAAATTAAAGATAAAACAACTATTATAATAGCCCATAGATTATCTACAATAATAAACTGTGATTTAATCTGCCTTATAGAAAAAGGTAAAATAGTAGAACAAGGAACTCACGAAGAGTTAATGGAGTTAAACGGTAAATATGCAAGTTTAGCAAAAGCACAAATAATTACAAAAACACCTTCTAAAGAAAAACAAAAAGAAAACACACAGCTAGAGGAGGTCACCTATGAGTAA
- a CDS encoding M48 family metallopeptidase yields MKDKRYLKIITYFQSITILLVSIACIVALVWSFKNYNIYASFLSIITLNICIYLGHFIMPKSIMFSKGIYKFNDSEILSIINANLRESKVKYNNLYIYINKLDYYNARIFKNKDIYIFISEDLLEKLSKKDVMAILYHEIYHVINKDLIKGSFLVSTYLFLLSFFLYIINILESNLYYILFVIISIVCVVFIFTFYKRQEINADIYGAKKMGDYNVYINMLEKIHPYSRKVISTHPSLEKRKEKIIKYFKENEIK; encoded by the coding sequence TTGAAGGACAAAAGATATTTAAAAATAATAACATATTTTCAGTCAATTACTATACTTTTAGTTTCAATAGCATGTATAGTTGCATTAGTTTGGAGTTTTAAAAATTACAACATATATGCTTCTTTTTTAAGTATAATTACCCTCAATATATGTATTTATTTGGGGCATTTTATAATGCCTAAATCGATTATGTTTTCGAAGGGTATATACAAATTTAATGATAGTGAAATATTAAGTATTATAAATGCAAATTTAAGAGAGTCTAAAGTAAAATATAATAATTTATATATTTATATTAATAAATTGGATTATTACAATGCTAGGATATTCAAGAACAAGGATATATATATATTTATAAGTGAGGATTTATTAGAGAAGTTATCAAAAAAAGATGTTATGGCTATATTGTATCATGAAATATATCATGTTATAAATAAAGATTTAATTAAAGGTTCTTTCTTAGTTAGTACATACCTATTTTTATTGAGTTTTTTTCTGTATATAATCAACATATTAGAATCAAATTTATATTATATTCTTTTTGTTATTATATCAATAGTTTGTGTTGTGTTTATATTTACTTTTTATAAAAGACAAGAAATTAATGCTGATATTTATGGTGCAAAAAAAATGGGTGATTACAATGTTTATATAAATATGTTAGAGAAAATTCATCCGTATAGTAGAAAAGTAATATCAACCCATCCATCTTTAGAAAAAAGAAAAGAAAAAATAATAAAATATTTTAAAGAAAATGAGATTAAATGA
- a CDS encoding recombinase family protein gives MFTIKKIERKIPEKTIQKKRVAAYARVSSGKEEMLHSLSAQISYYSSFIQSHSNWEYVGVYADEGITGTNSNRPEFQRLLTDARKGKIDLIITKSVSRFMRNTVELLEIVRELKSLNVDVYFEKENIHTMSGDGELMLTILASFAQEESRSVSENCKWRIRKNFSEGKLNGGQILGYDLIGDKLEINQNEAKIVQRIFQDFLAGMGKEKIAQRLNEEGIKTKRGNKWSPNSIAGILRNEKYTGQLKLQKTYVSDNLTKKKKKNRGQLPTYIVSENHPKIIDKETFDKVQKELEKRAKRYQPKQKPSKYPLTGLIQCGLCGKNYRRKINNIGTKYQRVIWICSTYNSKGKKECPAKQVPEDILLEENLKDIEKIIVKGDNTLLFIYKNGERRLKDVSKSS, from the coding sequence ATGTTCACTATCAAAAAAATAGAAAGGAAAATCCCTGAAAAAACAATCCAAAAGAAAAGGGTAGCTGCCTATGCCAGGGTATCAAGTGGAAAAGAGGAAATGCTCCACTCCCTTTCAGCCCAAATTAGCTATTACAGTAGTTTTATCCAAAGCCATAGTAACTGGGAATACGTAGGAGTATATGCCGATGAAGGGATAACTGGAACAAATAGCAACAGACCAGAATTTCAAAGGCTATTAACAGATGCAAGGAAAGGCAAAATCGACCTTATAATCACCAAATCAGTATCTAGATTTATGCGAAACACAGTAGAACTTTTAGAAATAGTTAGGGAACTAAAAAGCTTAAATGTAGATGTATACTTTGAAAAAGAAAATATCCATACAATGAGCGGGGATGGTGAGCTAATGCTAACTATCCTCGCTTCTTTTGCTCAAGAAGAAAGTAGGTCAGTAAGTGAAAACTGTAAATGGCGGATAAGGAAAAACTTTTCTGAAGGGAAACTAAACGGTGGCCAAATCTTAGGTTATGACTTAATAGGTGATAAGTTAGAAATAAATCAAAATGAAGCAAAGATAGTCCAAAGGATCTTCCAAGACTTTTTAGCAGGGATGGGTAAAGAAAAAATAGCCCAAAGGTTAAACGAAGAAGGAATAAAGACTAAACGGGGTAATAAATGGAGTCCAAACAGCATAGCCGGCATTTTAAGAAATGAAAAATACACCGGTCAGTTAAAACTACAAAAAACATATGTTTCAGATAACCTAACCAAAAAGAAAAAGAAAAACAGAGGCCAACTTCCTACATACATAGTTTCAGAAAACCATCCCAAAATAATCGACAAAGAAACCTTCGACAAAGTACAAAAGGAGTTAGAAAAAAGGGCAAAAAGATATCAGCCCAAACAAAAACCATCAAAATACCCCTTAACAGGCCTTATCCAATGTGGACTATGTGGCAAAAACTATCGGAGGAAAATAAATAACATAGGAACAAAATACCAAAGGGTTATCTGGATTTGTTCCACATACAACTCTAAAGGTAAGAAAGAATGTCCAGCAAAACAAGTACCGGAAGATATACTATTAGAAGAAAACCTAAAGGACATAGAAAAAATTATAGTTAAAGGTGACAACACTTTATTATTTATATATAAAAACGGTGAAAGGAGGCTAAAAGATGTCAGCAAAAGCAGTTAA
- a CDS encoding AraC family transcriptional regulator, which translates to MSKLEIKENKKLVLKNVLIKELKGINMEDLNNEINKFLNTLKVLKVQTFGPLITKSYGTNIHEDGTISTNYDLMIQAHNYLQYKKQFKVEKQLECSHCIYLRFSDKPQYLQYAYSKLDIYFYENDIESNGVTYNVFVSETEDNIVVDIFKPVVIV; encoded by the coding sequence ATGAGTAAATTAGAAATAAAAGAAAATAAAAAGCTGGTCTTAAAAAATGTGCTTATTAAAGAACTAAAAGGAATAAACATGGAGGATTTAAATAATGAAATAAATAAATTTTTAAACACCTTAAAAGTATTAAAAGTTCAAACCTTTGGACCTCTAATAACAAAAAGCTATGGTACTAATATCCATGAAGATGGAACTATATCAACTAATTATGATTTAATGATTCAAGCTCATAACTATTTGCAATACAAAAAACAATTTAAAGTAGAAAAACAATTAGAATGTAGTCATTGTATCTATCTAAGGTTTTCAGATAAACCCCAGTACTTACAATATGCTTATTCAAAATTAGATATATATTTTTATGAAAATGATATAGAAAGTAATGGAGTTACCTATAATGTATTTGTATCAGAAACAGAAGATAATATAGTGGTAGATATCTTCAAACCAGTGGTAATAGTATGA
- a CDS encoding recombinase family protein, which yields MSAKAVKIIPATITKIQRELPQKEKKRVVAYARVSTDSEEQLSSYEAQVEYYTKHIQSNPNWEFAGIYTDEGISATNTKKRDGFNKMIEDALDGKIDMIITKSVSRFARNTVDTLTTVRKLKEKGVEVYFEKENIYTLDTKGELLITIMSSLAQEESRSISENVTWGTRKQFADGKVRVPYRRFLGYEKGEDGRPKIVEEEAKIVRLIYKLFLEGRTIRGIVKYLEKANIPSPGGKKKWQDTTVKSILKNEKYKGDALLQKTFTVDFLTKKKKVNEGEVPMYYVENSHPPIIEPRIFDLAQQEFKKREGLKRYKAASIFSGKIICGQCKAFFGPKVWHSNNKYRRIIWQCNHKYENNCTTTHLYEEEIKEIFIEVFNNLIEKKEEVVKDYQRIIETLTDTDKLGLEKKRLEEELERLTEKIRDMVETNAKKALDQRKYQQKYTQLVEEYKKVKGKLEEIEEKIFENKIKVDRLKEFIGILKDREKLLTSFDEELWLSTVDLIEVSDGVRVIFKNGVVVENNQF from the coding sequence ATGTCAGCAAAAGCAGTTAAAATAATCCCAGCTACAATAACTAAAATACAAAGAGAACTACCCCAAAAGGAGAAAAAAAGGGTAGTAGCCTATGCTAGGGTTTCCACCGACTCAGAAGAACAACTATCCAGCTATGAAGCCCAAGTAGAATACTATACAAAACACATCCAATCTAACCCCAACTGGGAGTTTGCAGGGATTTATACCGATGAAGGGATATCGGCAACTAATACTAAAAAAAGGGATGGATTTAACAAAATGATAGAAGATGCCCTTGATGGTAAAATAGATATGATAATCACCAAATCAGTGTCAAGGTTTGCTAGAAATACAGTGGATACCCTAACGACAGTAAGAAAACTCAAGGAAAAAGGTGTAGAAGTATACTTTGAGAAAGAAAACATCTACACCTTAGACACCAAAGGAGAGCTATTGATAACTATAATGTCTAGCCTTGCCCAAGAAGAAAGCCGGTCGATATCGGAAAACGTAACCTGGGGAACTAGAAAACAATTTGCAGACGGTAAAGTAAGGGTTCCATATAGGAGATTTTTAGGCTATGAAAAGGGAGAAGATGGTCGCCCTAAAATAGTAGAAGAGGAAGCAAAGATAGTGAGGTTAATTTACAAACTCTTTTTAGAAGGCAGGACAATTAGGGGAATAGTAAAGTATTTAGAAAAGGCTAACATTCCTTCACCGGGTGGTAAGAAAAAGTGGCAAGATACTACAGTAAAAAGTATCCTAAAAAACGAAAAATACAAAGGAGATGCCCTTCTACAAAAGACCTTTACAGTGGATTTTCTCACCAAAAAGAAAAAGGTAAACGAAGGGGAAGTTCCAATGTACTATGTAGAAAACAGCCACCCTCCTATAATAGAGCCTAGGATATTTGATTTAGCACAGCAAGAGTTCAAAAAAAGGGAAGGGTTAAAAAGATACAAAGCAGCATCCATTTTTTCCGGTAAAATAATCTGTGGTCAATGTAAAGCTTTTTTTGGCCCTAAAGTATGGCACTCTAATAATAAATACCGGAGGATTATTTGGCAGTGTAACCACAAATATGAAAACAACTGTACCACCACCCACCTATATGAAGAAGAGATTAAAGAAATCTTTATTGAGGTATTTAACAACTTAATAGAAAAGAAAGAAGAAGTGGTAAAAGATTACCAAAGGATAATTGAAACCTTAACAGATACAGATAAACTTGGTTTAGAGAAGAAAAGACTAGAGGAAGAATTAGAAAGACTAACGGAAAAAATTAGGGATATGGTAGAAACAAATGCTAAGAAAGCATTGGATCAAAGAAAGTACCAACAAAAATATACCCAGTTAGTTGAAGAATATAAAAAGGTTAAAGGGAAATTAGAAGAAATAGAAGAAAAAATATTTGAGAATAAAATAAAGGTAGATAGGCTTAAGGAATTTATCGGGATATTAAAGGATAGGGAAAAACTGCTGACTTCCTTTGATGAAGAATTATGGCTAAGTACAGTGGATTTAATTGAAGTAAGCGATGGAGTTAGGGTGATATTTAAAAATGGTGTGGTAGTAGAAAATAATCAATTTTAA
- a CDS encoding SPOR domain-containing protein: protein MAEICRLNEKKLSSVIGFMGIFKADPMHWFPKHGESMDTFRSQVRKRLEKTKPTFNFGDIVKIKDGAETYYPKGPLIPSWVKDTYHLITQTQSRGKPVLRGGKEAVLLGKKIHKRTFQESPGIMTWVDKDILEPIKKEEQLYFVQVGAFREKENAKAMVEKLKKVGFEAIIKK, encoded by the coding sequence TTGGCGGAAATCTGTCGGTTAAATGAAAAGAAGCTTTCCAGTGTAATAGGATTTATGGGCATATTTAAAGCAGATCCAATGCACTGGTTCCCGAAACACGGGGAAAGTATGGATACCTTCAGAAGCCAAGTGAGAAAAAGGCTAGAAAAAACCAAACCAACCTTTAACTTTGGAGATATAGTGAAAATAAAAGATGGAGCTGAAACATATTATCCCAAAGGGCCGTTAATTCCAAGCTGGGTAAAGGATACCTATCATTTAATAACCCAAACCCAATCTAGAGGAAAACCTGTTTTAAGAGGTGGAAAAGAAGCTGTTCTTTTAGGAAAGAAAATCCACAAAAGGACTTTTCAAGAATCCCCAGGAATTATGACATGGGTAGATAAAGATATTTTAGAACCTATAAAAAAGGAAGAACAGCTATACTTTGTCCAAGTCGGTGCCTTTAGGGAAAAAGAAAATGCCAAAGCTATGGTAGAAAAACTTAAAAAAGTAGGCTTTGAAGCTATTATTAAAAAATAG